A stretch of the Aegilops tauschii subsp. strangulata cultivar AL8/78 chromosome 4, Aet v6.0, whole genome shotgun sequence genome encodes the following:
- the LOC109734808 gene encoding uncharacterized protein, translated as MSELKTLRATPTNAFPNLQRTYDFLQHQVHFFGQTVGLKRSVGQKDYFDIEFKTREGAMETLQECHVKDLDFEWAPCNFAHKMATGLAVVSFQPPRFDYGVFCEEPSLPLPCNNPYPNKWTTPKTKKRKRNEQQEPEPIPEAVCHYARRVQPPPVNPCPPFDTREWPKFPRYSTLVNSA; from the exons ATGTCAGAATTAAAAACATTGAGAGCTACGCCCACGAACGCGTTCCCGAACTTACAGCGAACCTATGACTTTCTACAGCATCAGGTTCATTTCTTTGGGCAG ACTGTTGGTCTGAAGAGGTCGGTGGGACAAAAGGATTACTTTGATATTGAATTTAAGACTCGAGAGGGTGCCATGGAAACTCTTCAGGAATGCCATGTGAAGGACCTGGACTTTGAATGGGCGCCCTGCAATTTCGCGCACAAAATGGCAACAG GGCTGGCTGTGGTATCTTTTCAACCCCCTCGGTTCGATTATGGTGTGTTCTGCGAGGAG CCGTCATTGCCGCTCCCTTGCAATAATCCATACCCCAATAAATGGACTACACCCAaaacgaaaaaaagaaaaagaaatgagCAACAAGAGCCAGAACCAATTCCAGAAGCAGTGTGTCATTACGCGAGGAGGGTTCAGCCACCTCCGGTAAACCCATGTCCTCCATTTGATACACGCGAGTGGCCCAAGTTCCCGAGATATTCGACATTG GTCAATTCCGCATGA
- the LOC109734813 gene encoding mitogen-activated protein kinase kinase 9-like, with translation MALIREKRLPQLHLSLPVPPRAAPQELGVLGRRPNPAVPPAPTATKASTPSALSSQFRLADFEKLAVLGRGNGGTVYKVRHRETHALYALKVQHYGDPAAAAEADVLSRTASPFVVRCHSVLPAAASGDVALLLELVDGGSLDSVRTSRGAFAEAALAEVAAQALSGLAYLHARRIVHLDVKPGNLLVSTAGEVKVADFGIAKVLARAGDHCASYAGTSAYMSPERFDPEAHGGHYDPCAADVWSLGVTLLELFMGRYPLLPAGQRPSWAALMCAVCFGDPPVLPEGASSPELRGFVAACLRKDYRNRASVAELLAHPFVAGRDVAASRCALRKLVADASSPSSDCRHT, from the coding sequence ATGGCTCTGATACGGGAGAAGAGGCTTCCACAGCTGCACCTCTCGCTGCCCGtcccgccccgcgccgccccgcagGAGCTCGGCGTCCTCGGCCGGCGCCCAAACCCCGCGGTCCCGCCGGCGCCGACGGCCACCAAGGCGTCGACCCCGTCGGCGCTGTCCAGCCAGTTCCGCCTGGCCGACTTCGAGAAGCTCGCCGTCCTGGGCCGCGGGAACGGCGGCACCGTATACAAGGTCCGCCACCGGGAGACGCACGCGCTATACGCGCTCAAGGTGCAGCACTACGGCGACCCCGCCGCGGCCGCCGAGGCGGACGTGCTCAGCCGCACCGCCTCGCCCTTCGTCGTCCGGTGCCACTCCGTGCTCCCCGCCGCGGCGTCCGGCGACGTCGCGCTGCTCCTCGAGCTGGTCGACGGCGGGTCGCTCGACTCCGTCAGGACCAGCCGCGGCGCGTTCGCGGAGGCCGCGCTCGCGGAGGTGGCCGCGCAGGCGCTGTCGGGGCTGGCGTACCTCCACGCCCGCCGCATCGTGCACCTCGACGTCAAGCCGGGCAACCTCCTCGTGAGCACCGCCGGGGAGGTCAAGGTCGCCGACTTCGGCATCGCCAAGGTGCTCGCCCgcgccggcgaccactgcgcgtCGTACGCCGGCACCTCCGCTTACATGAGCCCCGAGCGCTTCGACCCGGAGGCGCACGGCGGGCACTACGACCCGTGCGCCGCCGACGTGTGGAGCCTGGGGGTCACGCTCCTTGAGCTCTTCATGGGCAGGTACCCGCTCCTCCCCGCCGGGCAGCGGCCGAGCTGGGCGGCGCTCATGTGCGCCGTCTGCTTCGGCGACCCGCCGGTGCTGCCCGAGGGCGCCTCCTCGCCGGAGCTCCGGGGGTTCGTCGCCGCGTGCCTGCGCAAGGACTACCGCAACAGGGCGTCCGTCGCGGAGCTGCTTGCCCACCCATTCGTCGCCGGGAGGGACGTGGCAGCGTCGAGATGCGCGCTCCGGAAGCTGGTCGCTGacgcctcgtcgccgtcgtcggACTGCCGGCATACGTAA